Proteins from a genomic interval of Psychrobacter fulvigenes:
- the rpiA gene encoding ribose-5-phosphate isomerase RpiA: MSDQQTQKKSAAKAALEYIEDGMILGVGTGSTVNCLIELLPTIRLAGAVASSQVTEDRLKALGIEVVDLNFAGTLDIYIDGADEVNEQLQLIKGGGGALTREKIVAAASKKFICMVDESKRVDILGRNFPVPIEVLPQARSYVARQLAEMGAEPVYREGFVTDYGNVILDVYDLDVSNPIALEKELNNIVGVVCNGIFAANQADVLLKAGNNGVEPITR; this comes from the coding sequence ATGAGTGATCAGCAAACACAAAAGAAATCTGCTGCCAAAGCGGCTCTAGAGTATATCGAAGATGGAATGATATTAGGGGTAGGGACGGGCAGCACCGTGAACTGTTTGATTGAGTTGTTACCCACAATTAGGCTTGCAGGCGCTGTGGCTAGTTCGCAAGTGACCGAAGATAGGCTAAAAGCCCTTGGAATTGAAGTGGTGGATCTGAACTTTGCCGGAACATTAGACATATATATCGATGGCGCGGATGAAGTCAATGAGCAGCTACAATTGATCAAAGGGGGTGGCGGCGCGCTCACACGTGAAAAGATCGTTGCTGCCGCTTCCAAGAAGTTTATTTGTATGGTCGATGAAAGCAAACGTGTAGATATATTGGGCCGAAATTTTCCAGTGCCCATCGAGGTGCTACCGCAAGCGCGCTCATATGTTGCAAGGCAGTTGGCTGAAATGGGCGCAGAGCCAGTATACCGTGAAGGGTTTGTCACCGATTATGGTAACGTCATCTTAGATGTGTACGATTTGGATGTGAGTAATCCAATAGCTCTAGAAAAAGAGCTAAATAATATCGTTGGCGTGGTGTGTAACGGTATTTTTGCTGCAAATCAAGCAGATGTACTGTTAAAAGCGGGTAATAATGGGGTTGAACCGATAACACGTTAG